Within the Corynebacterium sp. sy039 genome, the region CAACTCAGCACGGATAAGCAAAGCCATTAAACCACCAACAAAGAACCACACGAAAGACATGACGATATACATAACGCCAAGTAGTTTATGGTCGGTGGTGGTAAGCATTGTCCAGGCTAATGAGCCTTTTCGACCATTACCAGCTGGCGCAGGTCTGGTTGGCTCTGAGTAATCCTCACGCCGTGGCGCCACATAGGTCATACGTTCCTCCTGACTAAGAGGGCTACCATCTTTTAGCGAAAAGTAAGCAGCCCAAAAATACGCTGCCTTTATCTTATTGCAGCATAAATGTTTAATCCAGCCATTTCTTGACTAAGATTTCCTTAATTTTATCCCGAATACCTCACCGAAGAGAAACTGAGCGCATCATTTTTCCTGGAAAAAACCATAAGTCCACGCCCGATATAAATCTTTCCCATAGCTTTCCCAACACCACCCACCAAAAAATAGTGATAGGTAACACATTTTTCACTGCACTCCCCCGCTCTTTTTACCCCACACCAACCTCCCCATTTCCCCCTAACAGTAATCAATCCAAAGGTTGATAAGTGCAGGCTATGGCCATATACACCGACGACGCCCACCCGTTATTTCACAATGGATGTACTACGGGTGAGCGTCGTTAAGCAGTGGAGAGATGGTACTAGAAGTCCCAATCCTCGTCGGTGGTGTTCTCTGCCTTACCAATCACATAAGAAGAACCAGAGCCAGAGAAGAAGTCATGGTTTTCGTCGGCATTGGGCGAAAGCGCAGAAAGAATTGCAGGCGAGACACGGCACTCATCTGCTGGGAATAGCCCTTCATAGCCAAGATTATTAAGCGCCTTATTAGCGTTATAGCGCAAGAAACGCTTAACATCCTCAGTCCAACCAAGATTGTCGTAAAGATCTTCTGAATACTGAGTCTCATTATCGTAGAGATCATAGAGCAGGTCGAAAGCATATTCTTTAAGCTCATCACGACGCTGCTGCTCTACTTTCTCCAGCCCACGCTGATACTTATAGCCAATGTAATAGCCATGCACCGCTTCGTCGCGAATGATAAGCCGAATAATATCGGCAGTATTGGTCAACTTAGCGTGACTTGACCAGTACATTGGCAAGTAGAAACCAGAGTAGAACAAGAATGACTCTAAGAGAGTAGACGCTACTTTTTTCTTGAGTGGGTCCTCGCCCTCATAATAAGAAAGAATAATTTTTGCTTTTTGCTGCAGGTTTTCATTCTCTTCTGACCATCTAAACGCCTCGTTAATCTCTTTAGTGGAGGCGAGAGTCATGAAGATATTGGAATAGCTTTTGGCGTGCACTGACTCCATGAAAGCGATATTGGTATAAACCGCCTCCTCATGAGGAGTCAAGGCATCAGGAACCATTGATATTGCACCCACGGTTCCCTGGATAGTATCCAAGAGAGTAAGCCCGGTAAATACTCGCATTGTGGTTTGCTTTTCTAGCTCATTGAGCGTATTCCAGCTTTTCACATCATTAGATACTGGCACTTTCTCTGGCAACCAGAAATTACCAGTGAGACGATCCCATACTTCTAAGTCTTTTTCATCTGGAATGTTATTCCAGTTAATTGCCCGCACTGGGGTGGGAGAACTTTGAGGAGAGCCGTCGTGCACACTCATATATGCCGCCTTCTTTCTAAGAAAAACTTTACTTTTATGTAGCGTACCCTCAATCACGCGAACGAGCACATATTGTGTGAATGAAACGCATAAGAACCCCCGCGACAAACACCCGCGGCAGCGTCGACGCACCGGCAGTTCTTGCGTTCGAGAAGTGCGTCGGCAGCATATCGACGACCCGATTTTATGTTAGATTTATCACATAATTTGATGTAATAAGGTTACCCTTATACAATCCAGCTTCCACGGCGGCACTGATGGAAAGTGGGATTGACCACATCTTTTAGATAATCATCTCTTAAAAATAACCACCTATTTATTGAACTTCCCTTAGCCAAACCTATCCCAAAAATGCACTTAAGCTGCGCTTACCTTAGATGACAGCTGCCACAACTAGGCTTAATATCTGTGGCATGAGTATCAATGAAAAGCTGGCTACAGCACTAAATAATCAAGTAACCGCAGAGCTAGAAGCATCTCTTATTTACCTTCAGCTCTCTTATGTTCTCGACGACCTTGGCCTCTCCGGAATGCGCGACTGGATGAAAGCTCAGCACGCTGAAGAACTTGAGCACGCACAGGCTTTCGCTCAGCACTTGCTCGATCGTGACTACACCCCACAAATCGGCGATATTCAGCCACCAAAGGTAGATGTCAACGGTCCAATTGACGCATTTGAGGCAGCTCTTGCTCATGAGCAGAAGATCTCTGGTCTTATCCGTGAGCTGGCAGCTCTTTCTGATTCTGTTAAGGATTATGATTCTCGCCCACTGCTCGACCACTTCCTCAACGAGCAAATCGAAGAAGAATCCACAGTGAAAGAAATTCTTGACCGCCTGCGTATCGCAGATTCCGGTTCAGGTATTTTGCGGATCGACGCTGAGCTTGGCGCTCGCTAATCCCTGGCATAAACAAACCCAAGGGCGTGCACCTCACCACGAGGTACACGCCCTTTTTGCCGTTGCAATGCGATTAGGTCCGCTGCATAACGCTATACGACAACTAGCGTTTTAAGCGCTTATAGCATACAAGAAACGCAGCCCTCCACAG harbors:
- the nrdF gene encoding class 1b ribonucleoside-diphosphate reductase subunit beta; protein product: MLVRVIEGTLHKSKVFLRKKAAYMSVHDGSPQSSPTPVRAINWNNIPDEKDLEVWDRLTGNFWLPEKVPVSNDVKSWNTLNELEKQTTMRVFTGLTLLDTIQGTVGAISMVPDALTPHEEAVYTNIAFMESVHAKSYSNIFMTLASTKEINEAFRWSEENENLQQKAKIILSYYEGEDPLKKKVASTLLESFLFYSGFYLPMYWSSHAKLTNTADIIRLIIRDEAVHGYYIGYKYQRGLEKVEQQRRDELKEYAFDLLYDLYDNETQYSEDLYDNLGWTEDVKRFLRYNANKALNNLGYEGLFPADECRVSPAILSALSPNADENHDFFSGSGSSYVIGKAENTTDEDWDF
- a CDS encoding ferritin, whose amino-acid sequence is MSINEKLATALNNQVTAELEASLIYLQLSYVLDDLGLSGMRDWMKAQHAEELEHAQAFAQHLLDRDYTPQIGDIQPPKVDVNGPIDAFEAALAHEQKISGLIRELAALSDSVKDYDSRPLLDHFLNEQIEEESTVKEILDRLRIADSGSGILRIDAELGAR